A genome region from Deinococcus planocerae includes the following:
- a CDS encoding carboxymuconolactone decarboxylase family protein, whose amino-acid sequence MQTSYPKYQRHLSRRIRDLYREIPGTMGGFGDLNRGTLTEGALSLKTKEWMALAVAIHARCDGCVAYHVHDCLRAGATREERLETVGVAVLMGGAPSLVYGAEVLEAIEQFGAQPGAAEPAAPTPHRAAGRTVG is encoded by the coding sequence GTGCAGACCTCGTATCCCAAGTACCAGCGCCACCTGTCCCGCCGTATCCGCGACCTCTACCGGGAGATCCCGGGCACGATGGGGGGCTTTGGCGACCTGAACCGGGGAACCCTGACAGAGGGGGCCCTGAGCCTCAAGACGAAGGAGTGGATGGCGCTCGCCGTCGCCATCCACGCCCGTTGCGACGGGTGCGTCGCTTACCACGTCCACGACTGCCTGCGGGCTGGGGCCACCCGCGAGGAACGGCTCGAAACCGTGGGGGTGGCGGTACTGATGGGCGGGGCGCCGTCCCTGGTCTACGGGGCCGAGGTGCTGGAGGCCATCGAACAGTTCGGGGCCCAGCCGGGTGCCGCCGAACCCGCCGCCCCGACCCCCCACCGGGCGGCTGGACGAACGGTAGGTTGA
- a CDS encoding class I SAM-dependent methyltransferase — MTRTQHTPSPDMQALKARLQATWESGDYGVFARYMEPGALTFLKELDLRPGERFLDVACGARQLVIPAARAGIDATGVDIAANLIGQARGRAAEGLPARFDEGDAEDLPYPDVAFDVVSSLVGAIFAPRPERVAAELLRVCRPGGRIVMGNWTSSGFIGGMFRVIGQHVPPSPLMPSPMQWGDEATVRQRLGSGVREVRFEHFAYPFGPGEVVEFFRASYGPTNRAFAALDEDGQAALRADLEGYWARHNAAEGGTTRLESGMLVVRAVRLTRPERPCSGARGSGNGRCGWDRGPASPSPRLAPGSARSQAVPRPSAPGVP; from the coding sequence ATGACCCGCACGCAGCACACCCCTTCCCCCGACATGCAGGCCCTCAAGGCCCGCCTCCAGGCCACCTGGGAGAGCGGCGACTACGGCGTTTTCGCCCGGTACATGGAACCCGGCGCGCTGACGTTCCTGAAAGAGCTGGACCTGAGGCCCGGCGAACGCTTCCTCGACGTGGCCTGTGGGGCCAGGCAGCTTGTCATCCCTGCCGCGCGGGCGGGCATCGACGCGACCGGGGTGGACATCGCCGCCAACCTGATCGGGCAGGCCCGGGGCCGCGCCGCCGAGGGGCTCCCCGCCCGCTTCGACGAGGGCGACGCCGAGGACCTGCCATACCCGGACGTGGCCTTTGACGTGGTGAGCAGCCTGGTCGGCGCGATCTTCGCCCCCCGCCCGGAGCGGGTGGCCGCTGAGCTGCTGCGCGTATGCAGACCGGGGGGACGGATCGTGATGGGCAACTGGACGTCCTCCGGCTTCATCGGGGGCATGTTCAGGGTCATAGGCCAGCACGTGCCGCCCTCGCCCCTGATGCCCTCCCCGATGCAGTGGGGCGACGAGGCCACCGTGCGGCAACGGCTGGGGTCCGGGGTACGGGAGGTGCGCTTCGAACACTTCGCCTACCCCTTCGGCCCCGGAGAGGTTGTCGAGTTCTTCCGCGCCTCCTACGGGCCGACCAACCGGGCGTTCGCGGCGCTGGACGAGGACGGGCAGGCGGCCCTGCGCGCGGACCTGGAAGGGTACTGGGCCAGACACAACGCGGCAGAGGGCGGCACCACCCGGCTGGAGTCCGGGATGCTGGTGGTCAGGGCCGTGCGCCTGACACGCCCCGAGAGGCCGTGTTCAGGGGCACGCGGTTCGGGCAACGGGAGGTGCGGGTGGGACCGAGGACCCGCCTCCCCCTCTCCCCGACTCGCGCCCGGGTCCGCGCGGTCACAGGCCGTGCCGCGGCCTTCCGCGCCGGGCGTCCCTTAA
- a CDS encoding MBL fold metallo-hydrolase has protein sequence MRLTSYGAAGTVTGSCHLLEVGGEQLLVDCGLFQGGPDLDALNREPFGFDPAGLDAVLLTHAHLDHVGRLPLLVKGGFCGRVYCTEPTARVAKVVLLDSARVQEEDHARDRRRAMRAGQDVPETGSLYDEALAHETLRRFKPDVVPHEPFRLGRVTVTARPAGHVLGSVFYELETPGGRVVFSGDLGNRNSAVQPDFSLPFACDAVIVETTYADRTHRSLANTVAEFRDVLRRSLALGGAVIIPSFALERTQNVLYFLKRLMDAGDIPPVPVYLDSPMAAQLTRLYRDSAAEFEPNVALALSEGVDPFHPSTLRVLTSPGESRALNSQAGPMVIVAGSGMMNGGRVRHHLRHRLGRPETSVVIVSFQAPGTLGAALVRGARQVRLFGEEVSVRASIHTIGGFSAHADRDDLLAWLEPTGEARVLLVHGEVPVMEHFARDLADRGRQVDLVRRGVPLVLAGHPEVRP, from the coding sequence ATGCGGCTGACCAGTTACGGCGCGGCGGGGACGGTCACCGGAAGCTGTCACCTGCTCGAGGTGGGCGGGGAGCAGCTTCTCGTGGACTGCGGCCTCTTTCAGGGTGGACCTGATCTCGATGCTCTCAACCGCGAGCCCTTCGGCTTCGACCCGGCGGGCCTGGACGCGGTGCTGCTCACACACGCCCACCTCGACCATGTGGGACGGCTGCCCCTGCTGGTGAAGGGGGGCTTTTGCGGCCGGGTGTACTGCACGGAGCCCACCGCCCGCGTCGCCAAGGTCGTGCTCCTCGACAGCGCCCGGGTGCAGGAGGAGGATCACGCCCGGGACCGGCGGCGAGCGATGCGCGCGGGGCAGGACGTGCCGGAGACGGGTTCCCTGTATGACGAAGCACTCGCCCATGAGACGTTGCGGCGCTTCAAGCCGGACGTGGTGCCCCACGAGCCCTTTCGACTCGGGCGCGTCACGGTCACCGCCCGCCCCGCCGGGCACGTCCTGGGCAGCGTCTTCTACGAGTTGGAGACACCCGGAGGCCGCGTCGTCTTCTCCGGTGACCTGGGCAACCGCAACTCTGCGGTCCAGCCTGACTTCTCTCTCCCCTTCGCCTGTGACGCCGTGATCGTGGAGACGACCTACGCGGACCGCACCCACCGCTCCCTGGCGAACACCGTGGCCGAGTTCCGGGACGTGCTGCGGCGCAGCCTCGCCCTGGGCGGAGCCGTGATCATCCCCAGCTTCGCCCTAGAGCGCACCCAAAACGTCCTGTATTTCCTGAAGCGGCTGATGGACGCCGGGGACATCCCGCCCGTCCCGGTGTACCTGGACTCGCCGATGGCTGCGCAGCTCACCCGGCTGTACCGGGACTCCGCCGCCGAATTCGAGCCCAACGTGGCGCTGGCCCTCTCAGAGGGGGTGGACCCCTTCCACCCCTCCACTCTGCGGGTACTGACCTCGCCCGGCGAGTCGCGCGCCCTGAACAGCCAGGCCGGGCCGATGGTGATTGTGGCGGGCTCGGGGATGATGAATGGGGGGCGGGTGCGCCACCACCTGCGTCACCGCCTCGGACGGCCAGAGACGAGCGTCGTGATCGTCAGCTTCCAGGCCCCGGGCACCCTGGGGGCCGCCCTGGTCAGGGGGGCGCGGCAGGTGCGTCTTTTCGGGGAGGAGGTGTCGGTGCGGGCGAGCATCCACACCATCGGGGGCTTCTCCGCCCATGCCGACCGGGACGACCTGCTCGCCTGGCTGGAGCCGACCGGGGAGGCCCGGGTGCTGCTCGTGCACGGAGAGGTGCCGGTGATGGAACACTTCGCGCGGGACCTCGCCGACCGGGGGAGGCAGGTGGACCTCGTGCGGCGGGGCGTGCCCCTCGTGCTGGCGGGCCACCCGGAGGTCAGGCCGTGA
- a CDS encoding DUF4383 domain-containing protein → MGAFPSTGRLLFGLLPVRPLLCVLLLATGSLLLFGTVRTEIARETAWALGLLFALLGGLALISNSLFGTLPMNGWSTGLFAAVAALLLLAGRTRHRG, encoded by the coding sequence GTGGGGGCTTTTCCCTCGACGGGGCGTCTGCTGTTTGGGCTCCTGCCGGTGCGCCCCCTGCTGTGTGTTCTGCTGCTCGCCACCGGGAGTTTGCTGCTGTTCGGCACGGTCAGGACGGAGATCGCCCGGGAAACGGCCTGGGCGCTGGGCCTGCTCTTCGCCCTGCTCGGCGGCCTGGCCCTGATCTCGAACAGCCTGTTCGGGACGCTGCCCATGAACGGCTGGAGCACCGGGCTGTTCGCTGCGGTGGCCGCCCTGCTGCTGCTCGCCGGCCGGACCCGCCACCGGGGTTGA
- a CDS encoding universal stress protein, translating into MRVLIGVDGSEAGEQALRYGLDLARRLGADTTVLHVLEEPPISSYTALVTGLSVDAARERVRALGLETIARAEERAREAGVTVEVKLLDGLPADVLLGEGAKSDLIVVGTHGYRGMDRVLLGSVAETLVRRSSVPVLVVR; encoded by the coding sequence GTGAGGGTCCTGATCGGGGTGGACGGCAGCGAGGCGGGTGAGCAGGCTCTCAGGTACGGCCTCGACCTGGCCCGGCGACTCGGCGCGGACACCACGGTCCTGCACGTGCTGGAGGAGCCCCCCATCTCCTCCTACACGGCGCTGGTGACGGGCCTGAGTGTGGACGCCGCCCGCGAGCGGGTCCGGGCACTGGGGCTGGAGACCATCGCGCGGGCCGAGGAGCGGGCGCGCGAGGCCGGTGTGACGGTGGAGGTCAAGCTCCTCGACGGCTTGCCCGCCGATGTGCTGCTGGGCGAGGGGGCGAAGTCTGACCTGATCGTGGTGGGGACGCACGGCTACCGGGGGATGGACCGGGTGTTGCTGGGGTCGGTGGCGGAGACGCTGGTGCGGCGCTCCTCCGTCCCGGTGCTGGTCGTGCGCTGA